A stretch of Anoplopoma fimbria isolate UVic2021 breed Golden Eagle Sablefish chromosome 4, Afim_UVic_2022, whole genome shotgun sequence DNA encodes these proteins:
- the clint1a gene encoding clathrin interactor 1a isoform X4, with product MLNMWKVRELVDKATNVVMNYSEVESKVREATNDDSWGPSGQLMTEISRATFMYEQFPEVMNMLWARMLRDNKKNWRRVYKSLLLLAHLIRNGSERVVTSAREHLYDLRSLESYHFVDENGKDQGVNVRQKVKEMVDFVQDDERLREERKKSKKNKDKYIGVSSDSMGYRNYTGDRYDSNDGKGKWDDDWERNKGQFPFSEKLGEISDKIGSTIDDTISRFRKKERDDSPDRFSDNEEDRSRSSHNGQPGKEFKDEEETVTTKSVHIVQATETTATRKRGGVPSKIVDLGAAAHYVGDKSPVTTTKQPAAPQPSSAALADLFMVDSTPSQPAPTGVMSLTSTPSSGSNGEFGEWNAFPGGQMPASAQTVDTGGNDLFGGMTGPAAALAPAPASGSADLFDLMGPTQSLSSSQSLNFSMSSTQSMSATVLPQSRSQPLQNIGGPLQPQSVLSLQPVQQGGASQGAGAKAALPSTWSETSVNINLDFLGPGAHPPKQNQPTLNTLQHGNQVPANMLAQGFSSMSIGTTAVRPPVNPMMHPGAGMGMGMGMGMGMAPNQGMMGMGMNMGMPQGGMAMGMPNAMGMGMGMNTGMVQQPKHDAFADFGNFGK from the exons ATGCTGAACATGTGGAAGGTTCGGGAGTTGGTTGACAAAGC AACCAATGTGGTGATGAACTACTCAGAGGTGGAGTCTAAAGTCAGAGAGGCCACCAATGACGACTCATGGGGACCATCGGGACAACTGATGACTGAAATCTCCAG AGCCACCTTCATGTATGAGCAGTTCCCAGAGGTGATGAACATGCTGTGGGCCCGCATGCTGAGAGATAACAAGAAGAACTGGCGGAGAGTCTACAAG TCCCTGCTACTGCTGGCCCATCTAATCAGGAATGGATCAGAGAGGGTTGTTACCAGTGCCAGAGAACACCTGTATGACCTTAGATCATTAGAAAGCTACCACTTTGTAG ATGAGAATGGGAAGGACCAAGGTGTGAATGTGCGTCAGAAGGTGAAGGAGATGGTGGATTTTGTCCAGGATGACGAGAGGCTAAGGGAAGAACGGAAAAAgtcaaagaagaacaaagacaaatacatcGGGGTATCCTCAGACAGTATGGGTTACCGAAATTACA CAGGGGACAGGTACGACTCCAACGATGGCAAGGGAAAGTGGGACGACGACTGGGAGAGGAATAAAGGGCAATTCCCCTTCAGCGAGAAATTGGGGGAGATCAGCGACAAAATCGGCAGCACCATTGACGATACCATAAGCAGATTtaggaagaaggagagagatgacTCACCAGATCGATTTAG TGACAACGAGGAGGACCGGAGTCGCTCGTCTCACAATGGCCAGCCAGGAAAAGAATtcaaagatgaagaggagactGTAACCACCAAGAGTGTACACATAGTCCAAGCAACAGAGACTACAGCAACACGGAAGAGAGGAGGGGTCCCTTCTAAGATAGTAGACTTGGGAGCCGCAGCCCACTATGTGGGAGATAAGAGCCCAGTCACCACCACCAAACAG CCAGCAGCCCCCCAGCCCTCCAGTGCTGCCCTAGCTGACCTATTTATGGTGGACTCGACACCGAGCCAGCCTGCTCCCACAGGTGTGATGTCACTAACTTCAA CACCTTCCTCGGGCAGTAATGGAGAATTTGGAGAGTGGAACGCCTTCCCTGGAGGTCAGATGCCAGCGTCTGCTCAGACTGTTGACACCGGCGGAAATGACCTTTTTGGAGGCATGACGGGTCCTGCCGCCGCCCTCGCCCCGGCCCCGGCTTCAGGCTCAGCCGACCTGTTTGACTTGATGGGGCCCACCCAATCCCTCAGCTCCTCCCAGAGCCTCAACTTTAGCATGAGCAGCACACAGAGCATGAGCGCCACAGTCCTGCCCCAGTCTAGGTCACAG CCCCTACAGAACATCGGGGGTCCTCTTCAACCGCAGTCTGTCCTGTCCCTCCAGCCTGTGCAGCAGGGAGGGGCCTCTCAAGGTGCCGGCGCCAAAGCAGCCCTCCCTTCCACCTGGTCAGAGACCTCAGTTAACATCAACTTGGACTTCCTGGGCCCAGGAGCACACCCACCCAAGCAAAACCAGCCCACCCTCAACACCCTCCAGCACG GCAACCAGGTACCTGCCAACATGCTCGCCCAGGGATTTTCCAGTATGAGCATTGGAACTACAGCAGTCAGACCGCCTGTTAATCCTATGATGCACCCTGGCGCTGGCATGGGGATGGgcatggggatggggatggggatggccCCCAACCAGGGCATGATGGGGATGGGCATGAACATGGGGATGCCACAAGGAGGTATGGCCATGGGGATGCCCAATGCTATGGGGATGGGAATGGGAATGAACACTGGAATGGTCCAACAGCCCAAACACGATGCCTTCGCTGACTTCGGCAACTTTGGAAAGTGA
- the clint1a gene encoding clathrin interactor 1a isoform X1: MLNMWKVRELVDKATNVVMNYSEVESKVREATNDDSWGPSGQLMTEISRATFMYEQFPEVMNMLWARMLRDNKKNWRRVYKSLLLLAHLIRNGSERVVTSAREHLYDLRSLESYHFVDENGKDQGVNVRQKVKEMVDFVQDDERLREERKKSKKNKDKYIGVSSDSMGYRNYTGDRYDSNDGKGKWDDDWERNKGQFPFSEKLGEISDKIGSTIDDTISRFRKKERDDSPDRFSDNEEDRSRSSHNGQPGKEFKDEEETVTTKSVHIVQATETTATRKRGGVPSKIVDLGAAAHYVGDKSPVTTTKQPAAPQPSSAALADLFMVDSTPSQPAPTDLISGFADFSSPAASVGIPSVSAAPSSGSNGEFGEWNAFPGGQMPASAQTVDTGGNDLFGGMTGPAAALAPAPASGSADLFDLMGPTQSLSSSQSLNFSMSSTQSMSATVLPQSRSQPLQNIGGPLQPQSVLSLQPVQQGGASQGAGAKAALPSTWSETSVNINLDFLGPGAHPPKQNQPTLNTLQHGNQVPANMLAQGFSSMSIGTTAVRPPVNPMMHPGAGMGMGMGMGMGMAPNQGMMGMGMNMGMPQGGMAMGMPNAMGMGMGMNTGMVQQPKHDAFADFGNFGK, from the exons ATGCTGAACATGTGGAAGGTTCGGGAGTTGGTTGACAAAGC AACCAATGTGGTGATGAACTACTCAGAGGTGGAGTCTAAAGTCAGAGAGGCCACCAATGACGACTCATGGGGACCATCGGGACAACTGATGACTGAAATCTCCAG AGCCACCTTCATGTATGAGCAGTTCCCAGAGGTGATGAACATGCTGTGGGCCCGCATGCTGAGAGATAACAAGAAGAACTGGCGGAGAGTCTACAAG TCCCTGCTACTGCTGGCCCATCTAATCAGGAATGGATCAGAGAGGGTTGTTACCAGTGCCAGAGAACACCTGTATGACCTTAGATCATTAGAAAGCTACCACTTTGTAG ATGAGAATGGGAAGGACCAAGGTGTGAATGTGCGTCAGAAGGTGAAGGAGATGGTGGATTTTGTCCAGGATGACGAGAGGCTAAGGGAAGAACGGAAAAAgtcaaagaagaacaaagacaaatacatcGGGGTATCCTCAGACAGTATGGGTTACCGAAATTACA CAGGGGACAGGTACGACTCCAACGATGGCAAGGGAAAGTGGGACGACGACTGGGAGAGGAATAAAGGGCAATTCCCCTTCAGCGAGAAATTGGGGGAGATCAGCGACAAAATCGGCAGCACCATTGACGATACCATAAGCAGATTtaggaagaaggagagagatgacTCACCAGATCGATTTAG TGACAACGAGGAGGACCGGAGTCGCTCGTCTCACAATGGCCAGCCAGGAAAAGAATtcaaagatgaagaggagactGTAACCACCAAGAGTGTACACATAGTCCAAGCAACAGAGACTACAGCAACACGGAAGAGAGGAGGGGTCCCTTCTAAGATAGTAGACTTGGGAGCCGCAGCCCACTATGTGGGAGATAAGAGCCCAGTCACCACCACCAAACAG CCAGCAGCCCCCCAGCCCTCCAGTGCTGCCCTAGCTGACCTATTTATGGTGGACTCGACACCGAGCCAGCCTGCTCCCACAG ACCTGATCAGTGGATTTGCTGACTTCTCCTCACCTGCTGCCTCCGTCGGCATCCCTTCAGTATCTG CAGCACCTTCCTCGGGCAGTAATGGAGAATTTGGAGAGTGGAACGCCTTCCCTGGAGGTCAGATGCCAGCGTCTGCTCAGACTGTTGACACCGGCGGAAATGACCTTTTTGGAGGCATGACGGGTCCTGCCGCCGCCCTCGCCCCGGCCCCGGCTTCAGGCTCAGCCGACCTGTTTGACTTGATGGGGCCCACCCAATCCCTCAGCTCCTCCCAGAGCCTCAACTTTAGCATGAGCAGCACACAGAGCATGAGCGCCACAGTCCTGCCCCAGTCTAGGTCACAG CCCCTACAGAACATCGGGGGTCCTCTTCAACCGCAGTCTGTCCTGTCCCTCCAGCCTGTGCAGCAGGGAGGGGCCTCTCAAGGTGCCGGCGCCAAAGCAGCCCTCCCTTCCACCTGGTCAGAGACCTCAGTTAACATCAACTTGGACTTCCTGGGCCCAGGAGCACACCCACCCAAGCAAAACCAGCCCACCCTCAACACCCTCCAGCACG GCAACCAGGTACCTGCCAACATGCTCGCCCAGGGATTTTCCAGTATGAGCATTGGAACTACAGCAGTCAGACCGCCTGTTAATCCTATGATGCACCCTGGCGCTGGCATGGGGATGGgcatggggatggggatggggatggccCCCAACCAGGGCATGATGGGGATGGGCATGAACATGGGGATGCCACAAGGAGGTATGGCCATGGGGATGCCCAATGCTATGGGGATGGGAATGGGAATGAACACTGGAATGGTCCAACAGCCCAAACACGATGCCTTCGCTGACTTCGGCAACTTTGGAAAGTGA
- the clint1a gene encoding clathrin interactor 1a isoform X3, translated as MLNMWKVRELVDKATNVVMNYSEVESKVREATNDDSWGPSGQLMTEISRATFMYEQFPEVMNMLWARMLRDNKKNWRRVYKSLLLLAHLIRNGSERVVTSAREHLYDLRSLESYHFVDENGKDQGVNVRQKVKEMVDFVQDDERLREERKKSKKNKDKYIGVSSDSMGYRNYTGDRYDSNDGKGKWDDDWERNKGQFPFSEKLGEISDKIGSTIDDTISRFRKKERDDSPDRFSDNEEDRSRSSHNGQPGKEFKDEEETVTTKSVHIVQATETTATRKRGGVPSKIVDLGAAAHYVGDKSPVTTTKQPAAPQPSSAALADLFMVDSTPSQPAPTDLISGFADFSSPAASVGIPSVSAPSSGSNGEFGEWNAFPGGQMPASAQTVDTGGNDLFGGMTGPAAALAPAPASGSADLFDLMGPTQSLSSSQSLNFSMSSTQSMSATVLPQSRSQPLQNIGGPLQPQSVLSLQPVQQGGASQGAGAKAALPSTWSETSVNINLDFLGPGAHPPKQNQPTLNTLQHGNQVPANMLAQGFSSMSIGTTAVRPPVNPMMHPGAGMGMGMGMGMGMAPNQGMMGMGMNMGMPQGGMAMGMPNAMGMGMGMNTGMVQQPKHDAFADFGNFGK; from the exons ATGCTGAACATGTGGAAGGTTCGGGAGTTGGTTGACAAAGC AACCAATGTGGTGATGAACTACTCAGAGGTGGAGTCTAAAGTCAGAGAGGCCACCAATGACGACTCATGGGGACCATCGGGACAACTGATGACTGAAATCTCCAG AGCCACCTTCATGTATGAGCAGTTCCCAGAGGTGATGAACATGCTGTGGGCCCGCATGCTGAGAGATAACAAGAAGAACTGGCGGAGAGTCTACAAG TCCCTGCTACTGCTGGCCCATCTAATCAGGAATGGATCAGAGAGGGTTGTTACCAGTGCCAGAGAACACCTGTATGACCTTAGATCATTAGAAAGCTACCACTTTGTAG ATGAGAATGGGAAGGACCAAGGTGTGAATGTGCGTCAGAAGGTGAAGGAGATGGTGGATTTTGTCCAGGATGACGAGAGGCTAAGGGAAGAACGGAAAAAgtcaaagaagaacaaagacaaatacatcGGGGTATCCTCAGACAGTATGGGTTACCGAAATTACA CAGGGGACAGGTACGACTCCAACGATGGCAAGGGAAAGTGGGACGACGACTGGGAGAGGAATAAAGGGCAATTCCCCTTCAGCGAGAAATTGGGGGAGATCAGCGACAAAATCGGCAGCACCATTGACGATACCATAAGCAGATTtaggaagaaggagagagatgacTCACCAGATCGATTTAG TGACAACGAGGAGGACCGGAGTCGCTCGTCTCACAATGGCCAGCCAGGAAAAGAATtcaaagatgaagaggagactGTAACCACCAAGAGTGTACACATAGTCCAAGCAACAGAGACTACAGCAACACGGAAGAGAGGAGGGGTCCCTTCTAAGATAGTAGACTTGGGAGCCGCAGCCCACTATGTGGGAGATAAGAGCCCAGTCACCACCACCAAACAG CCAGCAGCCCCCCAGCCCTCCAGTGCTGCCCTAGCTGACCTATTTATGGTGGACTCGACACCGAGCCAGCCTGCTCCCACAG ACCTGATCAGTGGATTTGCTGACTTCTCCTCACCTGCTGCCTCCGTCGGCATCCCTTCAGTATCTG CACCTTCCTCGGGCAGTAATGGAGAATTTGGAGAGTGGAACGCCTTCCCTGGAGGTCAGATGCCAGCGTCTGCTCAGACTGTTGACACCGGCGGAAATGACCTTTTTGGAGGCATGACGGGTCCTGCCGCCGCCCTCGCCCCGGCCCCGGCTTCAGGCTCAGCCGACCTGTTTGACTTGATGGGGCCCACCCAATCCCTCAGCTCCTCCCAGAGCCTCAACTTTAGCATGAGCAGCACACAGAGCATGAGCGCCACAGTCCTGCCCCAGTCTAGGTCACAG CCCCTACAGAACATCGGGGGTCCTCTTCAACCGCAGTCTGTCCTGTCCCTCCAGCCTGTGCAGCAGGGAGGGGCCTCTCAAGGTGCCGGCGCCAAAGCAGCCCTCCCTTCCACCTGGTCAGAGACCTCAGTTAACATCAACTTGGACTTCCTGGGCCCAGGAGCACACCCACCCAAGCAAAACCAGCCCACCCTCAACACCCTCCAGCACG GCAACCAGGTACCTGCCAACATGCTCGCCCAGGGATTTTCCAGTATGAGCATTGGAACTACAGCAGTCAGACCGCCTGTTAATCCTATGATGCACCCTGGCGCTGGCATGGGGATGGgcatggggatggggatggggatggccCCCAACCAGGGCATGATGGGGATGGGCATGAACATGGGGATGCCACAAGGAGGTATGGCCATGGGGATGCCCAATGCTATGGGGATGGGAATGGGAATGAACACTGGAATGGTCCAACAGCCCAAACACGATGCCTTCGCTGACTTCGGCAACTTTGGAAAGTGA
- the clint1a gene encoding clathrin interactor 1a isoform X5, translating into MLNMWKVRELVDKATNVVMNYSEVESKVREATNDDSWGPSGQLMTEISRATFMYEQFPEVMNMLWARMLRDNKKNWRRVYKSLLLLAHLIRNGSERVVTSAREHLYDLRSLESYHFVDENGKDQGVNVRQKVKEMVDFVQDDERLREERKKSKKNKDKYIGVSSDSMGYRNYTGDRYDSNDGKGKWDDDWERNKGQFPFSEKLGEISDKIGSTIDDTISRFRKKERDDSPDRFSDNEEDRSRSSHNGQPGKEFKDEEETVTTKSVHIVQATETTATRKRGGVPSKIVDLGAAAHYVGDKSPVTTTKQPAAPQPSSAALADLFMVDSTPSQPAPTAAPSSGSNGEFGEWNAFPGGQMPASAQTVDTGGNDLFGGMTGPAAALAPAPASGSADLFDLMGPTQSLSSSQSLNFSMSSTQSMSATVLPQSRSQPLQNIGGPLQPQSVLSLQPVQQGGASQGAGAKAALPSTWSETSVNINLDFLGPGAHPPKQNQPTLNTLQHGNQVPANMLAQGFSSMSIGTTAVRPPVNPMMHPGAGMGMGMGMGMGMAPNQGMMGMGMNMGMPQGGMAMGMPNAMGMGMGMNTGMVQQPKHDAFADFGNFGK; encoded by the exons ATGCTGAACATGTGGAAGGTTCGGGAGTTGGTTGACAAAGC AACCAATGTGGTGATGAACTACTCAGAGGTGGAGTCTAAAGTCAGAGAGGCCACCAATGACGACTCATGGGGACCATCGGGACAACTGATGACTGAAATCTCCAG AGCCACCTTCATGTATGAGCAGTTCCCAGAGGTGATGAACATGCTGTGGGCCCGCATGCTGAGAGATAACAAGAAGAACTGGCGGAGAGTCTACAAG TCCCTGCTACTGCTGGCCCATCTAATCAGGAATGGATCAGAGAGGGTTGTTACCAGTGCCAGAGAACACCTGTATGACCTTAGATCATTAGAAAGCTACCACTTTGTAG ATGAGAATGGGAAGGACCAAGGTGTGAATGTGCGTCAGAAGGTGAAGGAGATGGTGGATTTTGTCCAGGATGACGAGAGGCTAAGGGAAGAACGGAAAAAgtcaaagaagaacaaagacaaatacatcGGGGTATCCTCAGACAGTATGGGTTACCGAAATTACA CAGGGGACAGGTACGACTCCAACGATGGCAAGGGAAAGTGGGACGACGACTGGGAGAGGAATAAAGGGCAATTCCCCTTCAGCGAGAAATTGGGGGAGATCAGCGACAAAATCGGCAGCACCATTGACGATACCATAAGCAGATTtaggaagaaggagagagatgacTCACCAGATCGATTTAG TGACAACGAGGAGGACCGGAGTCGCTCGTCTCACAATGGCCAGCCAGGAAAAGAATtcaaagatgaagaggagactGTAACCACCAAGAGTGTACACATAGTCCAAGCAACAGAGACTACAGCAACACGGAAGAGAGGAGGGGTCCCTTCTAAGATAGTAGACTTGGGAGCCGCAGCCCACTATGTGGGAGATAAGAGCCCAGTCACCACCACCAAACAG CCAGCAGCCCCCCAGCCCTCCAGTGCTGCCCTAGCTGACCTATTTATGGTGGACTCGACACCGAGCCAGCCTGCTCCCACAG CAGCACCTTCCTCGGGCAGTAATGGAGAATTTGGAGAGTGGAACGCCTTCCCTGGAGGTCAGATGCCAGCGTCTGCTCAGACTGTTGACACCGGCGGAAATGACCTTTTTGGAGGCATGACGGGTCCTGCCGCCGCCCTCGCCCCGGCCCCGGCTTCAGGCTCAGCCGACCTGTTTGACTTGATGGGGCCCACCCAATCCCTCAGCTCCTCCCAGAGCCTCAACTTTAGCATGAGCAGCACACAGAGCATGAGCGCCACAGTCCTGCCCCAGTCTAGGTCACAG CCCCTACAGAACATCGGGGGTCCTCTTCAACCGCAGTCTGTCCTGTCCCTCCAGCCTGTGCAGCAGGGAGGGGCCTCTCAAGGTGCCGGCGCCAAAGCAGCCCTCCCTTCCACCTGGTCAGAGACCTCAGTTAACATCAACTTGGACTTCCTGGGCCCAGGAGCACACCCACCCAAGCAAAACCAGCCCACCCTCAACACCCTCCAGCACG GCAACCAGGTACCTGCCAACATGCTCGCCCAGGGATTTTCCAGTATGAGCATTGGAACTACAGCAGTCAGACCGCCTGTTAATCCTATGATGCACCCTGGCGCTGGCATGGGGATGGgcatggggatggggatggggatggccCCCAACCAGGGCATGATGGGGATGGGCATGAACATGGGGATGCCACAAGGAGGTATGGCCATGGGGATGCCCAATGCTATGGGGATGGGAATGGGAATGAACACTGGAATGGTCCAACAGCCCAAACACGATGCCTTCGCTGACTTCGGCAACTTTGGAAAGTGA
- the clint1a gene encoding clathrin interactor 1a isoform X6, whose translation MLNMWKVRELVDKATNVVMNYSEVESKVREATNDDSWGPSGQLMTEISRATFMYEQFPEVMNMLWARMLRDNKKNWRRVYKSLLLLAHLIRNGSERVVTSAREHLYDLRSLESYHFVDENGKDQGVNVRQKVKEMVDFVQDDERLREERKKSKKNKDKYIGVSSDSMGYRNYTGDRYDSNDGKGKWDDDWERNKGQFPFSEKLGEISDKIGSTIDDTISRFRKKERDDSPDRFSDNEEDRSRSSHNGQPGKEFKDEEETVTTKSVHIVQATETTATRKRGGVPSKIVDLGAAAHYVGDKSPVTTTKQPAAPQPSSAALADLFMVDSTPSQPAPTAPSSGSNGEFGEWNAFPGGQMPASAQTVDTGGNDLFGGMTGPAAALAPAPASGSADLFDLMGPTQSLSSSQSLNFSMSSTQSMSATVLPQSRSQPLQNIGGPLQPQSVLSLQPVQQGGASQGAGAKAALPSTWSETSVNINLDFLGPGAHPPKQNQPTLNTLQHGNQVPANMLAQGFSSMSIGTTAVRPPVNPMMHPGAGMGMGMGMGMGMAPNQGMMGMGMNMGMPQGGMAMGMPNAMGMGMGMNTGMVQQPKHDAFADFGNFGK comes from the exons ATGCTGAACATGTGGAAGGTTCGGGAGTTGGTTGACAAAGC AACCAATGTGGTGATGAACTACTCAGAGGTGGAGTCTAAAGTCAGAGAGGCCACCAATGACGACTCATGGGGACCATCGGGACAACTGATGACTGAAATCTCCAG AGCCACCTTCATGTATGAGCAGTTCCCAGAGGTGATGAACATGCTGTGGGCCCGCATGCTGAGAGATAACAAGAAGAACTGGCGGAGAGTCTACAAG TCCCTGCTACTGCTGGCCCATCTAATCAGGAATGGATCAGAGAGGGTTGTTACCAGTGCCAGAGAACACCTGTATGACCTTAGATCATTAGAAAGCTACCACTTTGTAG ATGAGAATGGGAAGGACCAAGGTGTGAATGTGCGTCAGAAGGTGAAGGAGATGGTGGATTTTGTCCAGGATGACGAGAGGCTAAGGGAAGAACGGAAAAAgtcaaagaagaacaaagacaaatacatcGGGGTATCCTCAGACAGTATGGGTTACCGAAATTACA CAGGGGACAGGTACGACTCCAACGATGGCAAGGGAAAGTGGGACGACGACTGGGAGAGGAATAAAGGGCAATTCCCCTTCAGCGAGAAATTGGGGGAGATCAGCGACAAAATCGGCAGCACCATTGACGATACCATAAGCAGATTtaggaagaaggagagagatgacTCACCAGATCGATTTAG TGACAACGAGGAGGACCGGAGTCGCTCGTCTCACAATGGCCAGCCAGGAAAAGAATtcaaagatgaagaggagactGTAACCACCAAGAGTGTACACATAGTCCAAGCAACAGAGACTACAGCAACACGGAAGAGAGGAGGGGTCCCTTCTAAGATAGTAGACTTGGGAGCCGCAGCCCACTATGTGGGAGATAAGAGCCCAGTCACCACCACCAAACAG CCAGCAGCCCCCCAGCCCTCCAGTGCTGCCCTAGCTGACCTATTTATGGTGGACTCGACACCGAGCCAGCCTGCTCCCACAG CACCTTCCTCGGGCAGTAATGGAGAATTTGGAGAGTGGAACGCCTTCCCTGGAGGTCAGATGCCAGCGTCTGCTCAGACTGTTGACACCGGCGGAAATGACCTTTTTGGAGGCATGACGGGTCCTGCCGCCGCCCTCGCCCCGGCCCCGGCTTCAGGCTCAGCCGACCTGTTTGACTTGATGGGGCCCACCCAATCCCTCAGCTCCTCCCAGAGCCTCAACTTTAGCATGAGCAGCACACAGAGCATGAGCGCCACAGTCCTGCCCCAGTCTAGGTCACAG CCCCTACAGAACATCGGGGGTCCTCTTCAACCGCAGTCTGTCCTGTCCCTCCAGCCTGTGCAGCAGGGAGGGGCCTCTCAAGGTGCCGGCGCCAAAGCAGCCCTCCCTTCCACCTGGTCAGAGACCTCAGTTAACATCAACTTGGACTTCCTGGGCCCAGGAGCACACCCACCCAAGCAAAACCAGCCCACCCTCAACACCCTCCAGCACG GCAACCAGGTACCTGCCAACATGCTCGCCCAGGGATTTTCCAGTATGAGCATTGGAACTACAGCAGTCAGACCGCCTGTTAATCCTATGATGCACCCTGGCGCTGGCATGGGGATGGgcatggggatggggatggggatggccCCCAACCAGGGCATGATGGGGATGGGCATGAACATGGGGATGCCACAAGGAGGTATGGCCATGGGGATGCCCAATGCTATGGGGATGGGAATGGGAATGAACACTGGAATGGTCCAACAGCCCAAACACGATGCCTTCGCTGACTTCGGCAACTTTGGAAAGTGA